CCAGCAATTAGCGACAGAAAATTAGATAAACAAAAGAAAATGTGAATATGCAAAAAAATCCAATCAATCTCGATATTCTTGTCAGAATATCGAATAATTGATCGGATTTTTTTGTTACATATTATTTTAGTACGTTTATTTCGATTCTACAATGACGGTTACTGGTCCATCATTTATTAAAGAGACATTCATCATTTCTCCGAAAATTCCGGTCTCTACGTTTAACCCTTTATTTCGCAAAAGCTCATTAAATGAATTCCATAAAGGCTCCGCATGATCCCCTGGCGAAGCTTTCGCAAAACTAGGACGTCTGCCTTTCGTCGTATCCGCGTATAACGTAAACTGCGAAACAGATAAGACCTCTCCACCAACATCAAGTAAAGAATGATTCATTTTACCTTCTTCATCTTCAAAAAGACGTAAATGAGCTATTTTCTCTGCTACATATTCAAGTTCTTTCAACGTATCTGTGTGAGTGATTCCTACGAGCAACATGTAACCCGACGCGATCTCACCTGTTATTTTCCCTTTAACTGTTACCGATGCTTCTTTTACTTTTTGAATTATTACACGCAAGACATGTCCCTCAATTCGTTATTCGCTGTACGGAATAAATATCTGGAATCGATTTTATTTTTTCAACAATTCTGTGTAGATGAGCTATATTCGTAATCATAATCGTCATATGAATGGTCGCAATTTTGTCTCGATCTGCTTTCCCACTCACAGCAGAGATATTCGTCTTCGATTCATTTACTACTTGCATCACTTCGTTTAACAAACCAGCACGATCAAATGCGGAGATCTCAATATCCACTTGGTATTCTTTTCGCGTAGGTGTATTCGTATGTTCCCATTCGACGTCAATCAAACGCTCGTTTGTATTGGACTCTTGTACGTTTGGACAATCTGCTCGATGAACAGATACACCTCGACCTTTCGTGATGAACCCGACAATTTCATCTCCTGGGACAGGACTACAGCATCTAGAAAGTCGAATCAACAAATTATCGATTCCTTTCACTACCACTCCTGATTCCGTCGACTTTTTAATCGTCGGCGATTTCATCTCTTGCGTGATTTTTTCAAGCGCTTCTTCTTGGTCACGTTGCTTCCGCATTTTATCGGCTAGACGATTGACAACTTGCTGTGCAGTTATACCGTTAAATCCAACTGCAGCATACATATCATCTTCGCCTGCGAAATTAAATTTTTCACAAACACGTTTAATATTTTCATTCGATAATACTTCTTTTACTTCAAAATCTTGTGCTTTAATCTCTTTTTCAATCATTTCGCGACCTTTATGCACATTATCGTCCCGTAATTGTTTTTTGAAAAATTGTTTAATCTTATGTTTTGCTTGAGAAGACTTAGCAATTTTTAACCAATCTCGTGAAGGGCCAAATGACTGTTTTGATGTAAGGATTTCAATAATATCGCCTGTATTTAATTTCGTATCTAACGGCACCATCTTGCCATTTACTTTAGCACCAATGGTTTTATTGCCAATTTCAGAGTGAACTCGATACGCAAAATCAATGGGTACAGACCCAGCAGGTAATTCCATTACATCCCCTTTCGGAGAGAAAACATAAACCATGTCGGAAAATAAATCGAATTTTAACGATTCCATAAACTCTTCTGCATTCGAAGACTCGTTTTGAAACTCTAAGATTTCACGGAACCAAGTCAACTTCGAGTCAACGGAGTTTGAATTTGTATCAACATTCTTGCCTTCTTTGTACGCCCAATGCGCTGCTACCCCGTATTCAGCAATGCGATGCATTTCTTCCGTACGTATTTGAACTTCCAACGGATCCCCTAGTGGACCAATAACTGTCGTATGAAGCGACTGGTACAAGTTTTGCTTAGGCATAGCAATGTAATCCTTGAAACGGCCAGGCATAGGCTTCCAAAGCGTGTGAATAATCCCTAGAACTGCATAACAATCTTTAATACTTTTCACCGTAATACGAACAGCAATAAGATCATAAATCTCATTAAATTGCTTATTTTGTAATACCATTTTTTTATAAATACTATAAATATGTTTCGGACGACCATACAAGTCTGCATCAATTTCAACATCTTTTAATTGATGATCGATTTCATCCATGACTTCCGTTAAGTAATCTTCTCGTTCATTACGCTTCCGCTTCATCAAGTTAACAATCCGATAGTATTGTTGAGGATTTAAATAACGGAGCGATATATCTTCAAG
The Paenisporosarcina cavernae genome window above contains:
- the dtd gene encoding D-aminoacyl-tRNA deacylase, yielding MRVIIQKVKEASVTVKGKITGEIASGYMLLVGITHTDTLKELEYVAEKIAHLRLFEDEEGKMNHSLLDVGGEVLSVSQFTLYADTTKGRRPSFAKASPGDHAEPLWNSFNELLRNKGLNVETGIFGEMMNVSLINDGPVTVIVESK
- a CDS encoding RelA/SpoT family protein, yielding MAKDQIMTAEDVFALVSTYMNEENVEVIKKAYEMAEFAHREQFRKSGEPYIIHPVQVAGILAELQMDPATVAAGFLHDVVEDTEVTREKLVEEFNEEVAMLVEGVTKLSKIKYMSKEEQQAENHRKMFVAMAQDIRVILIKLADRLHNMRTLKFQPLEKQRLKAAETLEIFAPLAHRLGISTIKWELEDISLRYLNPQQYYRIVNLMKRKRNEREDYLTEVMDEIDHQLKDVEIDADLYGRPKHIYSIYKKMVLQNKQFNEIYDLIAVRITVKSIKDCYAVLGIIHTLWKPMPGRFKDYIAMPKQNLYQSLHTTVIGPLGDPLEVQIRTEEMHRIAEYGVAAHWAYKEGKNVDTNSNSVDSKLTWFREILEFQNESSNAEEFMESLKFDLFSDMVYVFSPKGDVMELPAGSVPIDFAYRVHSEIGNKTIGAKVNGKMVPLDTKLNTGDIIEILTSKQSFGPSRDWLKIAKSSQAKHKIKQFFKKQLRDDNVHKGREMIEKEIKAQDFEVKEVLSNENIKRVCEKFNFAGEDDMYAAVGFNGITAQQVVNRLADKMRKQRDQEEALEKITQEMKSPTIKKSTESGVVVKGIDNLLIRLSRCCSPVPGDEIVGFITKGRGVSVHRADCPNVQESNTNERLIDVEWEHTNTPTRKEYQVDIEISAFDRAGLLNEVMQVVNESKTNISAVSGKADRDKIATIHMTIMITNIAHLHRIVEKIKSIPDIYSVQRITN